A single region of the Rhodoligotrophos defluvii genome encodes:
- a CDS encoding META domain-containing protein, translated as MIRMAVGFAQVTVAIMCVVGFAAETYAAQGDPAGRWLAEDINGAGVIDRVQTTLEIAADGSYSGFGGCNGYSGQAQITADAIRFSPPIATRKACIPAVMDQEARFFRALEAVRSWRKGPHGKLVLLDESGKPVIRLAGLQRGASISFAVPGAETVDSQTVTYGCGPADVEVTYLTAGPVSLALLTMKDEFVVASSVLSGSGAKYAGAQYIWWSKGDSANLYDLMRGEDADPIACAAKK; from the coding sequence ATGATCAGAATGGCTGTGGGGTTTGCGCAGGTGACTGTGGCAATCATGTGCGTGGTCGGTTTTGCGGCCGAAACCTACGCGGCGCAGGGCGATCCGGCCGGACGGTGGCTCGCGGAGGACATCAACGGGGCCGGCGTCATCGACCGGGTGCAGACCACGTTGGAGATTGCGGCGGACGGCAGCTATTCCGGGTTCGGCGGCTGCAACGGCTACAGCGGCCAGGCGCAGATCACGGCCGATGCGATACGGTTCAGTCCGCCGATTGCCACGCGCAAAGCCTGCATACCGGCGGTCATGGACCAGGAGGCGAGGTTCTTTCGCGCATTGGAAGCCGTGCGCAGCTGGCGGAAGGGACCGCACGGCAAGCTCGTTCTTCTCGATGAGAGCGGGAAACCTGTCATCCGCCTTGCAGGCCTGCAGCGTGGTGCGTCCATCAGCTTTGCGGTGCCCGGGGCTGAGACGGTAGACAGCCAGACGGTGACCTATGGCTGCGGGCCTGCCGATGTGGAGGTCACCTATCTCACTGCCGGTCCGGTCTCTCTGGCGCTGCTCACCATGAAAGACGAGTTCGTGGTGGCCTCCAGCGTCCTCTCGGGCTCCGGAGCCAAATACGCAGGAGCGCAGTACATCTGGTGGTCAAAAGGCGACAGTGCCAATCTCTATGATCTCATGCGCGGCGAGGATGCCGATCCCATCGCGTGCGCGGCGAAGAAGTAG
- a CDS encoding crotonase/enoyl-CoA hydratase family protein yields MAEVNFSERDGIAIIEINRPEARNAVNRAVAEGIAQAVQTLDRRDDLRVGILTGAGGTFCSGMDLKAFLRGEKVTIEGRGFAGLVQAPPKKPLIAAAEGYVLAGGFELALTCDLIVASREAKFGLPEVKRGLVANAGGMIRLPRQIPQRIAMELVLTGDMISAERAERYGLVNRVVEPGTALEEALKLARAIVENGPMAVAVSKRVVLESQDWSTTEMFQRQQEITAPIFTSEDAREGATAFAEKRKPVWKGR; encoded by the coding sequence ATGGCGGAAGTCAACTTTTCCGAGCGGGACGGGATTGCGATCATCGAGATCAATCGTCCCGAGGCCCGCAACGCGGTCAATCGCGCCGTGGCGGAGGGCATCGCCCAAGCGGTGCAGACGCTCGATCGCCGCGACGATCTCCGTGTCGGCATCCTGACCGGGGCGGGCGGCACCTTCTGCTCCGGGATGGATCTCAAGGCGTTCCTGCGGGGCGAGAAGGTGACGATCGAAGGCCGCGGCTTTGCCGGTCTCGTGCAGGCGCCGCCGAAGAAGCCGCTGATTGCAGCGGCGGAAGGCTATGTGCTGGCCGGCGGCTTCGAACTGGCGCTGACCTGCGATCTCATCGTCGCCTCCCGCGAGGCGAAGTTCGGCTTGCCCGAGGTGAAGCGCGGCCTCGTGGCCAATGCCGGCGGCATGATCAGGCTGCCGCGCCAGATCCCTCAGCGCATCGCCATGGAGCTGGTGCTCACCGGCGACATGATCTCCGCCGAGCGCGCCGAGCGCTACGGGCTGGTCAATCGCGTGGTCGAGCCCGGAACCGCCCTGGAGGAAGCGCTGAAGCTGGCCAGGGCCATCGTGGAGAACGGCCCGATGGCCGTTGCGGTGAGCAAGCGCGTGGTCCTGGAATCCCAGGACTGGTCGACCACCGAGATGTTCCAGCGCCAGCAGGAGATCACGGCGCCCATTTTCACCTCCGAGGACGCGCGCGAAGGCGCCACCGCCTTTGCCGAGAAGCGCAAGCCGGTGTGGAAAGGCCGTTGA
- a CDS encoding TRAP transporter large permease subunit — MTAAENEPMAVETQAEVMDARPGSLLMRPVEFVAALLLLAVIGLLLVGVASRYLLSLPIIWIDEAASICFLWLAMLGAAIAIDRNEHLRLTLFLGKIPERARGFVSTLALLLVAAVILVLIPPAVEYVQEEWYVTSAALNIPMSFRAAAIVAGLGLMFLIAVTHALRMSTLPNLIGALAVIVALSALGWLLSPLLPALGYANIVIFLVGVVAVCLLLGVPIAFCFGLGTIAFIAFTTSVPLIVLVGRMDEGMSSLILLSVPVFVLLGCILDATGMGKAIVEFLASLLGHVKAGMSYVLLGSLFLVSGISGSKVSDMATVAPALFPEMKRRGHKPREMIALLATGAAMADTVPPSIVLIVLGSVAGVSIAALFTSGFVIAMVLLLALAVLARWKASGENMDAVHRAPSSLIRSTLLIAAPALVLPFLIRGAVGGGIATATEVSTIAVLYAVIIGIALYGGFSLKTFYSMLIETAALSGAILLILGTASAMAWALTQTGFANQLATHMTELPGGWFSFMLVSIAVFLVLGCVLEGLPAIVLMAPIMFPIAGRLGINDIHYSMVIVTAMNIGLMAPPIGIGFYIACKIGNVSPDEAMGAMWPYLAALLIGLLVIAAVPALSIAYL; from the coding sequence ATGACGGCTGCCGAGAACGAACCCATGGCGGTGGAGACGCAGGCCGAAGTTATGGATGCTCGGCCCGGATCGCTGCTGATGCGCCCGGTGGAATTCGTGGCGGCGCTTCTGCTCCTTGCCGTCATCGGACTGCTGCTTGTCGGCGTCGCCTCGCGCTATCTCCTGTCTCTACCCATCATCTGGATCGATGAAGCGGCGTCCATCTGCTTTCTGTGGCTCGCCATGCTGGGCGCGGCAATCGCCATCGACCGCAACGAGCATCTGCGGCTGACCCTCTTTCTCGGCAAGATCCCGGAGCGCGCCCGCGGCTTCGTGTCGACCCTGGCGCTGCTCCTTGTCGCCGCGGTCATCCTGGTGCTCATTCCGCCCGCGGTCGAATACGTGCAGGAAGAGTGGTACGTCACCTCGGCCGCCCTCAACATCCCGATGAGCTTCCGGGCGGCCGCCATCGTCGCCGGCCTGGGCCTGATGTTCCTGATTGCGGTCACCCATGCGCTGCGCATGTCCACTCTGCCAAACCTGATCGGCGCACTCGCTGTCATTGTGGCCCTGAGCGCGCTCGGCTGGCTGCTCTCTCCGCTGCTGCCCGCCCTTGGCTATGCCAATATCGTTATTTTCCTGGTCGGCGTGGTGGCGGTCTGCCTGCTCCTGGGGGTGCCGATCGCCTTCTGCTTCGGCCTGGGCACCATTGCCTTCATCGCCTTCACCACGTCCGTGCCTCTGATCGTGCTGGTCGGCCGGATGGACGAGGGCATGTCGAGCCTCATCCTGCTGTCCGTTCCGGTCTTCGTGCTGCTGGGCTGCATCCTCGACGCGACCGGCATGGGCAAGGCCATTGTCGAGTTCCTGGCATCGCTCCTGGGCCATGTGAAGGCCGGCATGTCCTACGTGCTCTTGGGCTCGCTGTTCCTGGTCTCCGGCATCTCCGGCTCGAAGGTGTCCGACATGGCAACCGTCGCCCCCGCGCTGTTCCCGGAGATGAAGCGCCGCGGCCACAAGCCCAGGGAGATGATAGCCCTGTTGGCCACCGGCGCCGCCATGGCCGACACGGTGCCCCCCAGCATCGTGCTGATCGTGCTCGGCTCGGTGGCAGGCGTTTCCATCGCCGCCCTGTTCACCAGCGGCTTCGTGATCGCCATGGTCCTGCTGTTGGCGCTCGCCGTGCTCGCCCGCTGGAAAGCCTCGGGGGAAAACATGGACGCCGTCCACCGCGCGCCGTCCTCGCTTATCCGCAGCACCTTGCTCATCGCCGCCCCGGCATTGGTGCTGCCCTTCCTGATCCGCGGTGCTGTGGGCGGCGGCATCGCCACGGCCACGGAGGTCTCGACCATCGCCGTGCTCTATGCGGTGATCATCGGCATCGCCTTGTATGGCGGCTTCAGCCTCAAGACCTTCTATTCCATGCTGATCGAGACGGCAGCCCTGTCCGGCGCCATCCTGCTCATCCTCGGCACCGCCTCGGCCATGGCTTGGGCCTTGACCCAGACCGGCTTTGCCAACCAGCTCGCCACCCACATGACGGAGCTTCCCGGCGGCTGGTTCTCCTTCATGCTGGTCTCCATAGCCGTGTTTCTGGTGCTCGGCTGCGTTCTCGAAGGGCTTCCCGCCATCGTGCTGATGGCGCCGATCATGTTTCCCATCGCCGGCCGGCTCGGCATCAACGATATCCACTATTCCATGGTGATCGTCACCGCCATGAACATAGGTCTGATGGCGCCGCCGATCGGGATCGGCTTCTATATCGCTTGCAAGATCGGCAACGTCTCGCCGGACGAAGCCATGGGTGCGATGTGGCCCTATCTCGCCGCGCTGCTGATTGGCTTGTTGGTGATTGCCGCCGTGCCCGCCTTGTCCATTGCCTATCTTTGA
- a CDS encoding TRAP transporter substrate-binding protein produces the protein MNLSRRGLLLGSASVSLLGTLRYAGAQTPEFNYKYANNLPVSHPMNIRAQEAADKIREETGGRMAIQIFPSNQLGADTDMLSQLRSGGVEFFTLSPLILSTLVPNASISGIGFAFPNDAAVWSAMDGELGRYVRGQIEKSNLVVMDKIWDNGFRQITSSTKPISTPEDLKGFKIRVPVSPLWTSMFSAFGAAPASINFAEVYSALQTKIVDGQENPLAIISTAKLYEVQQYCSITNHMWDGFWFLANRRAWERLPEDIREIVARNINEAGVKEREDVAKLNATLKEELAAKGMKINEPDTAPFRQALKDAGFYAEWKGKYGDEAWAILEKAVGTQLT, from the coding sequence ATGAACCTTTCCCGCCGCGGTCTGCTCCTGGGCAGCGCGTCAGTCTCTTTGCTCGGCACGCTCCGCTACGCCGGCGCGCAGACGCCCGAGTTCAACTACAAATACGCGAACAACCTGCCGGTCTCCCATCCCATGAACATCCGGGCGCAGGAAGCGGCCGACAAGATCCGCGAGGAGACCGGCGGGCGTATGGCGATCCAGATCTTCCCCAGCAACCAGCTCGGCGCCGACACCGACATGCTGAGCCAGCTGCGCTCGGGCGGGGTCGAGTTCTTCACCCTCTCGCCTCTGATCCTCTCGACCCTCGTGCCCAATGCCTCGATCAGCGGCATCGGCTTCGCCTTCCCCAATGATGCCGCCGTGTGGTCGGCTATGGACGGCGAGCTTGGCCGGTATGTCCGCGGCCAAATCGAGAAATCGAACCTGGTGGTCATGGACAAGATCTGGGACAACGGCTTCCGCCAGATCACCAGCTCCACGAAGCCGATCAGCACGCCTGAGGACCTTAAGGGCTTCAAGATCCGCGTGCCCGTCAGCCCGTTGTGGACCTCCATGTTCTCCGCCTTCGGCGCTGCCCCGGCCAGCATCAACTTTGCCGAGGTCTATTCGGCCCTGCAGACGAAGATCGTGGACGGCCAGGAAAACCCGCTTGCCATCATCTCCACCGCCAAGCTCTACGAGGTGCAGCAATATTGCTCGATCACCAACCACATGTGGGACGGTTTTTGGTTCCTGGCCAATCGCCGCGCCTGGGAACGTCTGCCCGAGGATATCCGCGAGATCGTCGCCCGCAACATCAACGAAGCCGGCGTCAAGGAACGCGAGGACGTGGCCAAGCTCAACGCCACCCTCAAGGAGGAACTGGCGGCCAAGGGCATGAAGATAAACGAGCCCGATACCGCACCCTTCCGCCAGGCGCTGAAGGATGCCGGCTTCTACGCCGAGTGGAAGGGCAAATACGGTGACGAGGCCTGGGCCATTCTCGAAAAGGCCGTCGGCACCCAGCTGACCTGA
- a CDS encoding aldehyde dehydrogenase family protein, with protein MNKPVVHPRIGQKAAEFLAREHRLLIDGKWVSAVSGKMFDTYDPGTGRVVARVAEGDAADIDLAVRAARQAFESGPWNRITPSERGRMIWKLAELLEQNADELAELEALNNGKPLATARNGDVPLSADMFRYMAGWATKITGETLSISTPGTFHAFTVREPIGVVGQIIPWNAPLLMAAWKLAPALATGCTVVLKPAEQTPLTALRLGELIQEAGIPDGVVNIVTGFGPTAGAAIAAHPDIDKVAFTGSSEVGRIIVKAAAGNLKKVSLELGGKSPVIVFPDADMSVAVPGATQAIFANSGQVCTAGSRLFAHRKVFDRIVDGIAQEAQKIRVGHGLSEGTQMGPVISQEQLERVTGYIEQGKAAGATVAAGGRRVGNEGYFIAPTILTDTNPEMSVVQEEIFGPVLCAMSFDDDDLDRIAKQANDTIYGLAGSIWTRDLSIAHKMARRIRAGRIGINIHGSVDAALPTGGFKQSGWGREKGHEGLNLYTEVKSVIMSL; from the coding sequence ATGAATAAACCTGTCGTTCATCCCCGAATTGGGCAAAAGGCAGCGGAGTTTCTCGCCCGTGAGCACCGGCTCCTGATCGATGGGAAGTGGGTCTCTGCCGTCTCCGGCAAGATGTTCGATACTTACGATCCCGGCACCGGGCGGGTTGTTGCACGGGTGGCGGAGGGAGACGCTGCCGATATCGACCTCGCTGTCAGGGCGGCCCGGCAGGCGTTCGAAAGCGGACCATGGAACCGGATCACGCCGAGCGAACGAGGCCGGATGATCTGGAAGCTGGCCGAGCTCCTGGAGCAGAATGCCGACGAGCTCGCCGAGCTCGAAGCGCTGAACAACGGCAAGCCGCTTGCCACGGCGCGGAACGGCGACGTGCCGCTCAGCGCCGACATGTTCCGGTACATGGCGGGCTGGGCCACCAAAATCACGGGTGAGACGCTCAGCATCTCTACACCGGGCACTTTCCACGCCTTCACCGTGCGGGAGCCGATCGGTGTGGTCGGGCAGATCATTCCCTGGAACGCACCATTGCTGATGGCCGCCTGGAAACTCGCACCGGCGCTTGCTACCGGCTGCACGGTCGTGCTGAAGCCGGCTGAACAGACACCGCTCACGGCGCTGCGCCTCGGCGAGCTGATCCAGGAGGCCGGGATTCCCGATGGCGTCGTCAACATCGTGACGGGCTTTGGCCCAACCGCTGGCGCCGCCATCGCCGCCCATCCCGATATCGACAAGGTCGCGTTCACCGGCTCCAGCGAGGTCGGCCGCATCATCGTCAAGGCGGCCGCCGGCAATCTGAAGAAAGTGTCGCTCGAATTGGGCGGCAAATCGCCGGTCATCGTCTTTCCGGATGCCGACATGTCGGTCGCCGTGCCGGGCGCGACCCAGGCGATCTTCGCCAATAGCGGCCAGGTCTGCACGGCGGGGTCGCGGCTCTTCGCGCATAGGAAGGTCTTCGACCGCATCGTCGATGGCATTGCCCAGGAAGCCCAGAAGATCCGCGTCGGCCACGGGCTGAGCGAGGGCACCCAGATGGGGCCCGTCATCTCCCAGGAGCAGCTCGAAAGGGTAACCGGCTATATCGAGCAGGGTAAGGCGGCGGGTGCCACGGTTGCGGCCGGCGGCCGGCGGGTCGGCAACGAGGGCTATTTCATCGCGCCGACCATCCTGACCGATACCAATCCCGAAATGTCGGTGGTGCAGGAGGAGATCTTCGGGCCGGTGCTGTGTGCCATGAGCTTCGATGACGACGATCTCGACCGCATCGCCAAGCAGGCCAACGATACCATCTATGGCCTAGCCGGCAGCATCTGGACGCGCGATCTCAGCATCGCCCACAAGATGGCCCGCCGCATTCGCGCCGGCCGCATCGGCATCAACATTCACGGCTCTGTGGACGCGGCGCTGCCCACCGGCGGCTTCAAGCAGTCGGGCTGGGGACGCGAAAAGGGCCATGAAGGCCTGAACCTCTACACCGAGGTGAAATCGGTCATCATGTCGCTGTAG
- the nthA gene encoding nitrile hydratase subunit alpha translates to MSHDHDHDHDNQLDPMTARVRALETILVQKGLIDPAAVDAIIETYESKVGPRNGAKVVAKAWSDPEYAEWLKRDATAAIASLGFTGRQGEHMQAVFNTEDTHNLVVCTLCSCYPWPVLGLPPVWYKSPAYRSRAVIDPRSVLEEFGVRLPPETRIRVWDSTAELRYLVVPLRPRGSDGLDESQLAELVTRDCMIGTGLPLEPVSP, encoded by the coding sequence ATGTCGCACGATCATGATCATGACCACGACAATCAGCTTGATCCCATGACGGCGCGGGTGCGCGCCCTCGAGACGATATTGGTCCAGAAAGGCCTGATTGATCCCGCGGCGGTCGATGCCATCATCGAGACGTACGAGTCGAAGGTCGGTCCCCGAAACGGCGCGAAAGTTGTCGCGAAGGCCTGGAGCGATCCGGAATACGCCGAATGGCTGAAGCGAGATGCCACGGCCGCGATCGCATCGCTCGGCTTCACCGGGCGGCAGGGCGAGCACATGCAGGCCGTCTTCAACACCGAAGATACCCATAACCTCGTCGTCTGCACCCTGTGTTCCTGCTATCCCTGGCCCGTGCTGGGGCTTCCGCCCGTCTGGTACAAGTCCCCCGCCTATCGCAGCCGCGCCGTTATCGATCCGCGCAGCGTCCTAGAAGAATTCGGCGTTCGGCTTCCGCCAGAGACAAGGATCCGAGTGTGGGATTCGACTGCTGAGCTGCGCTATCTTGTCGTGCCGCTGAGACCGAGAGGTTCGGATGGCTTGGACGAAAGCCAGTTGGCCGAATTGGTCACCAGGGATTGCATGATCGGCACCGGTCTGCCGCTGGAGCCAGTTTCGCCATGA
- the nthB gene encoding nitrile hydratase subunit beta: MNGPQDLGGQMGFGPILPEANEPVFHAGWEKRAFGVTLAASATGAWNIDEGRHARESLHPADYYSSSYYEIWLKGLESLLERHGFVSADELKAGRMLSKGAVPKRVLKAADVAAGLARGGPCDRPVAAPARFKPGDRVRTRNFHPKEHTRLPRYARGRSGTIEAVRGGFVFPDSNAHGRGENPQWLYTVVFDGREIWGEGSDPTLTVSIDAWESYLEPA, from the coding sequence ATGAATGGTCCGCAGGATCTCGGCGGCCAGATGGGGTTTGGCCCCATCTTGCCCGAAGCAAACGAGCCCGTTTTCCATGCCGGGTGGGAAAAGCGCGCGTTTGGCGTCACCCTGGCGGCCAGCGCCACGGGAGCATGGAACATTGACGAAGGCCGCCATGCGCGGGAATCTCTCCATCCGGCGGACTACTATAGCTCGAGCTATTACGAGATCTGGCTCAAGGGGCTGGAATCCTTGCTCGAACGCCATGGCTTCGTCAGTGCGGACGAGTTGAAGGCGGGCCGCATGCTGAGCAAGGGCGCTGTTCCGAAGCGCGTCCTCAAGGCAGCGGACGTGGCAGCTGGCCTTGCCAGAGGCGGACCATGCGACAGGCCGGTTGCGGCCCCCGCCCGCTTCAAACCAGGGGATCGGGTCAGGACGCGGAATTTCCACCCGAAGGAACACACGCGCTTGCCACGCTATGCGCGGGGCAGGTCTGGCACGATCGAAGCGGTGCGAGGCGGCTTCGTCTTTCCAGATAGCAACGCGCACGGACGGGGAGAGAACCCGCAATGGCTCTATACCGTCGTCTTTGATGGGCGGGAGATCTGGGGGGAAGGGAGCGATCCGACACTCACGGTCTCCATCGACGCGTGGGAGAGCTATCTTGAACCGGCGTGA
- a CDS encoding nitrile hydratase accessory protein → MNRRDVPLPPLLAGQDEVFPEPWQAQAFAIVIALHQNGLFSWREWTDSLSVELKTSGAAENGSGYYRCWLSTLERLLANKGVAARDEIDSLTAAWQRAAHATPHGKPILLENDPQIGRQ, encoded by the coding sequence TTGAACCGGCGTGATGTGCCGCTGCCTCCGCTGCTCGCCGGCCAAGATGAAGTCTTTCCCGAGCCGTGGCAGGCACAAGCCTTCGCAATTGTGATCGCGCTCCACCAGAACGGCCTGTTTTCCTGGAGGGAATGGACCGACAGCTTATCCGTTGAACTGAAGACATCCGGCGCAGCGGAAAACGGCAGCGGTTACTACCGATGCTGGCTCTCCACTCTCGAGAGACTTCTTGCCAATAAGGGCGTTGCCGCGAGGGATGAGATCGACAGCCTGACTGCGGCTTGGCAGCGCGCAGCGCATGCGACGCCGCATGGCAAGCCTATTCTGCTCGAGAACGATCCCCAGATCGGAAGACAGTAG
- a CDS encoding DUF3597 domain-containing protein: MGIFDKIKSAIWGSAGTASAAPGATMTAEAKPVPAAAATAPDTSKPAVAPSPAAGPVDVAAVLDAAVKRKGQTLHWRTSIVDLMKALDLDSSLSHRKELAQELGYTGDMNDSAAMNIWLHKQVIQKLKENGGKVPADLL, from the coding sequence ATGGGCATTTTTGACAAGATCAAGAGCGCGATCTGGGGCAGCGCGGGCACAGCCTCCGCCGCGCCTGGCGCGACGATGACGGCCGAAGCCAAACCCGTTCCAGCCGCGGCAGCGACCGCACCCGACACATCCAAGCCGGCAGTCGCCCCCTCACCGGCGGCCGGCCCGGTCGACGTTGCCGCCGTTCTCGATGCGGCAGTGAAACGGAAAGGCCAGACGCTCCACTGGCGCACATCGATCGTGGACCTCATGAAGGCGCTCGACCTCGACAGCAGCTTGAGCCACCGAAAGGAGCTGGCACAAGAACTCGGCTACACCGGCGATATGAACGATTCGGCTGCCATGAACATTTGGCTGCACAAGCAAGTGATCCAGAAGCTGAAGGAGAATGGCGGGAAAGTGCCCGCCGACCTGCTTTAG
- a CDS encoding isocitrate lyase/PEP mutase family protein → MRSRRDKYDVFRELHSQPGAFVIPNPWDAGSARILTALGFEALATTSAGYAFSVGRRDSAAALSRDEVLQNARSIVEATDLPVSADLEDGFGADPAVCAETIALASEVGLVGGSIEDATGDPKDPIFDFTLAVERVAAAAEEARRHSFVLTARAENFLHGRPDLDDTIRRLKAFEDAGADVLYAPGLPGLDAIRTVCSAVNRPVNVVMGLVGQLYTVGDLEEAGVKRISVGGSFARAALGALVRAAREVKDHGTFTYAQSAMSAQEATSYMLDLKR, encoded by the coding sequence ATGAGAAGCCGGCGGGACAAGTATGATGTGTTTCGCGAACTCCATTCGCAGCCGGGAGCATTCGTGATCCCGAATCCGTGGGATGCAGGTTCTGCCCGCATATTGACCGCGCTTGGCTTCGAGGCCTTGGCCACGACCAGCGCCGGCTATGCCTTCTCGGTGGGACGTCGTGACTCGGCGGCCGCTCTTTCGCGCGATGAAGTCTTGCAGAATGCGCGGAGCATCGTCGAGGCCACCGACTTACCTGTGTCGGCGGACCTGGAGGATGGCTTCGGGGCTGACCCGGCCGTCTGTGCTGAGACGATCGCGCTAGCCTCTGAAGTGGGCCTCGTCGGAGGCTCTATCGAGGATGCGACAGGAGATCCGAAAGACCCCATTTTCGATTTCACTCTCGCTGTCGAGCGCGTGGCAGCCGCCGCCGAGGAAGCACGCCGTCACTCCTTCGTTCTGACTGCACGCGCGGAGAACTTCCTGCATGGCCGGCCCGACCTGGACGATACTATTCGCCGTCTCAAAGCATTCGAGGATGCAGGGGCCGATGTTCTCTATGCGCCGGGCCTGCCAGGTCTGGATGCGATCCGGACCGTCTGCTCTGCCGTGAATCGCCCGGTGAACGTCGTCATGGGCCTCGTCGGGCAGCTATACACAGTTGGCGACTTGGAGGAAGCCGGGGTTAAACGGATCAGCGTCGGCGGCTCATTCGCCCGGGCAGCGCTAGGCGCCCTGGTGCGCGCCGCGCGCGAAGTGAAGGATCATGGCACGTTCACTTACGCCCAAAGCGCTATGTCAGCCCAGGAGGCGACGTCCTATATGCTGGACCTAAAGAGATAG
- a CDS encoding S10 family peptidase has product MRLELRVVVAIVLLLVGGLPAHPAETEQRAAPSGGVLSLLPPPQTTDHTIAIGPRTLAYQATAGTLSLLSGNGEVSAEVFYVAYALRQENAATGASQRPITFVFNGGPGAASAYLHLGALGPRVIRTAAEGEFLSPPQELMDNPDTWLDMTDLVFVDPVGTGYSREAPGEKTSSFWGVNQDAAMMGAFIRLYLAQAGRLASPVFLAGESYGGFRAALLAKTLQEDVGISPSGVVLISPALEFMLVHPDEFDPLHWALELPSLAAVRLNSEGVTGPALQAQLSEIERYALGEYLVAVTSGLERGGDLASERVAAITGLPLDLVQRNFARIPTSLFAKEFARAKGKTLSPYDGTIEAPDIAPHSARLSSPDPVLDRSVPVLTSAFVDYVRDELNFHTKISYRLLNREVSRSWDYGTSPSRQGYAGVMDDLQRARALNPSLKVLIINGYTDLVTPYMTSRYLVQQVPSLAGVNTIRTTVLEGGHMMYLRPDSRKALKEAATELYQATE; this is encoded by the coding sequence ATGCGGCTCGAACTGAGGGTGGTCGTTGCTATTGTGCTGCTGCTTGTCGGCGGCCTTCCCGCCCATCCGGCAGAAACGGAACAACGAGCCGCCCCCTCGGGCGGCGTTCTGTCTCTGCTTCCGCCGCCGCAAACGACCGATCACACCATCGCCATCGGTCCCCGCACGCTCGCCTATCAGGCGACAGCCGGCACCTTGTCGCTCCTTTCCGGCAATGGCGAAGTCAGCGCCGAAGTTTTCTATGTAGCCTATGCGCTCCGCCAGGAAAATGCCGCGACCGGGGCATCGCAGCGCCCCATCACCTTCGTGTTCAACGGTGGCCCCGGGGCTGCTTCTGCCTATCTCCATCTCGGCGCCCTTGGACCACGCGTGATCAGGACAGCGGCCGAAGGGGAATTTCTCAGCCCGCCCCAGGAACTCATGGATAATCCGGACACCTGGCTCGACATGACCGACCTTGTCTTTGTCGATCCCGTGGGGACCGGGTACAGCCGCGAAGCGCCCGGCGAGAAGACGAGCAGCTTTTGGGGTGTCAACCAGGATGCCGCGATGATGGGAGCGTTCATCCGGCTCTATCTCGCGCAGGCGGGGCGCCTCGCATCGCCCGTGTTCCTCGCCGGTGAAAGCTATGGCGGGTTTCGGGCCGCGCTGCTTGCAAAAACCCTCCAGGAGGACGTGGGGATCAGTCCGAGCGGCGTCGTGCTCATCTCGCCGGCGCTCGAATTCATGCTCGTGCATCCCGATGAGTTCGATCCCCTCCACTGGGCGCTGGAACTGCCATCTCTGGCGGCAGTGCGCTTGAACAGCGAGGGTGTCACCGGCCCTGCATTGCAGGCGCAGCTGTCCGAGATCGAACGCTACGCGCTGGGTGAGTATCTGGTGGCCGTGACCAGCGGACTGGAGCGAGGCGGCGACCTTGCGAGCGAGCGCGTGGCGGCGATCACGGGGCTGCCGCTCGATCTCGTTCAACGAAACTTTGCCCGTATCCCCACCAGCTTGTTCGCCAAGGAATTCGCGCGGGCAAAGGGCAAGACGCTGAGCCCTTATGACGGCACGATCGAGGCCCCGGACATCGCGCCCCACAGCGCCCGGCTTTCCAGTCCGGATCCGGTGCTCGACCGCAGCGTGCCCGTGCTCACCTCTGCCTTCGTCGACTATGTGCGTGACGAGCTGAACTTCCATACCAAGATCAGCTACAGGCTTCTGAACCGGGAGGTCAGTCGCAGCTGGGACTACGGGACAAGCCCGTCGCGCCAGGGCTATGCCGGCGTCATGGACGACCTTCAGCGGGCACGGGCGCTGAACCCCTCCCTCAAGGTGCTGATCATCAACGGCTATACCGATCTCGTCACGCCCTACATGACATCTCGTTATCTCGTCCAGCAAGTCCCGTCGCTCGCCGGCGTGAACACCATCCGCACAACCGTGCTGGAGGGCGGGCACATGATGTATCTCCGGCCAGACAGCCGCAAGGCGCTGAAGGAGGCCGCGACCGAGCTTTACCAGGCGACCGAATAA
- a CDS encoding ArsR/SmtB family transcription factor, with protein MPNAHDVLFRTLADPTRRAIFERLCREGEQTVGALTARAGISQPAVSKHLGVLKQAGLVRDRHAGRQTHYSAQLSALAPLIDWTRQMTGFWQSRFDDLEDLLKRMDQ; from the coding sequence ATGCCGAACGCGCACGATGTGCTGTTCAGAACGCTTGCCGATCCCACGCGGCGGGCCATTTTCGAGCGGCTCTGTCGTGAAGGAGAGCAGACGGTCGGGGCGTTGACGGCTCGGGCCGGGATTTCGCAGCCGGCCGTCTCCAAGCATCTTGGGGTGCTGAAACAAGCCGGTCTGGTGCGTGATCGCCACGCAGGCCGCCAGACGCACTACAGCGCGCAGCTTAGCGCCCTGGCCCCGCTAATCGACTGGACACGGCAAATGACCGGGTTCTGGCAGAGCCGGTTCGACGACCTCGAGGACCTGCTGAAAAGGATGGATCAATGA